The following is a genomic window from Rhododendron vialii isolate Sample 1 chromosome 9a, ASM3025357v1.
TTTATTGAAATGCAGGAAAACGAATTAGCTGATAGGATTAATGCTCTTGATGAcctggaggaggaggaggatttggAGGATCTTGATGATATTGAGAAAGGAGCTTCCCTCTCCTTGGAGTTTTAATTCAGAGGTTTGGCCCTCGCTTTGCCCCTTGGTTGGATCGTTGTGCGTTGGCTTTTCGTTTTTTGGTTGCTTGGGCTGCTTTTCCAGATTTGTTTGGGTGGGTGTTGATAGTTTGGTGCTTTGATTTTCGTTTTTCGCTTGTTAGGTCTTGGTGTTTTCAGGTTGGTCTTAGTTGGTTCTTGTTTTTCCGGTTGGCGTCTTGCCTTCcttaggtcttgggtggctttATGCCGATGTGCctttgatccttttaatctttgtaatcctttataaagattaataaatcttttttgcttagcaaaaaaaaaagaagatccTCTGTATGAAATGTATGATATCTAAAATTTATACTAATATTAGATAATGGCCATTGACTCTTCTTCATTTTCCGTTTTActattgtttctttcttcaaCTATTTTTCAACTGAAGGTTGATCTGCTGAAGAACAAATTCGGATTCGATGAAGCTTTCAACTATAAAGAGGAACAAGACTTGGATAAAGCTCTCAAAAGGTGAGCGTTTCATATTTCCTTTGGAGAAAAATGTGATAGCACCTGTTGGAGCCACCTCAACCCATGCGTAAGCATTTGAAAGGTTGTACCAGAGGCTGCTAGGATTAGTCCGAAGTGCACACAAGCTGGCCCGGGACAccatgcattaccaaaaaaaagacgTGATAGTAATTGGAGTTTTAGAACTTGAGTACATTGCTGGGTGGAAGTACCGCTGACTTGATCAACGTAATTCAAGGACAGTAATCAGGAGTCCTTACAACGAGTTTATGGAGCCCTAAACTCAGACTTAGTTTGCTTTGTTGTATTTCTGCAGTAAACTTTTGGTACATTACGGTCTCAATCCAATTtcccttcttaaaaaataagtacttatttcatttTACGAGACTTGTCATTttatcacaatacatcacatttaattcaaaaaatacaatttgtGTTTGGTTCTTTAAGacgaaaattgaagaaataacaTTTTTTGCAGCGGAGCAAGGTTGCTACATTCTTCCATTTCATTAACTGGAATGTCTTACATTAATCTCTATGCCTCTGTTTAATTTGTTTGCCAGGTGCTTACCCGATGGTATCGATATCTACTTCGAGAATGTTGGAGGAAAGATGCTTGATGCGGTACTTCTGAACATGAGACTCCACGGCCGCATTTCCGTGTGCGGGATGATCTCACAGTACAACCTTGAAGAGACTGAAGGTGTACACAACTTGTTCTGCCTCATCACAAAACGAGTCCAAATGGAAGGATTCGCGGTTTTTGATCACTATCCCTTGTACCCAAATTATCTTGACATGGTCCTGCCCCTCATCCGAGAAGGAAAAATTACGTACGTGGAAGACATAGCAGAAGGCCTAGAGAATACACCAAAGGCTCTTATTGGGCTTTTCTCTGGTCACAATATTGGAAAACAAGTGATGTTGGTTGCTCGTGAATGAGTGAAAGTCGCCTTGTGTTTTCTGGATGTAAGGAGTTTCTTGCTGGTATGCGTTGGAGTGTATTTTGGCTTTGATGAATAAATTATGCACTGAAAAGTATCTTATGTTTTTGGTAGGTCGTTtttcacaccaaaaataaataattaaaactaaGCAAAAACCTCAATTCAAATAGAATAGAGGTTTAATTTCAGGTATTGTAACACGGAGATCAAGAGGCTACGTTATTTATTTCTAAAATCGATTCCTAATTCAAATCAAGAAAGAGTGATTGGAGTTTGGTTGACTAAAAttatctaagtaattaaaaacaaGGAGATGTTGAATTCAAATATGGAAAAAGGTCATAGGGTTTTGAATCCACCCTAACTACGTAACCACGCGATTATGTTAATTTAAGAAACCGACTACCAAAATGACATTGATTCACTAAAAGCTACAAGCCCTAGTGATATCGCCAAGAAAATTGCATGTGATTGAAAACCGGACATAGTCTATCATCGATTGGCATGAATCGTCTTCGATTTTATAACTAATTAATGTCTTTCCTAGGCACAAATTATTCTAATTCTCAATTTCATGCACAAAGAATATCGTTGTATAACTATGTATTTGCAATCAcagaaaacaaatacataatACTAGATTAGAAGAATAAGAGTGAATCATAAAAACAAGTCTTCGAGTTACAACCGTCATTTCAATA
Proteins encoded in this region:
- the LOC131301832 gene encoding 2-alkenal reductase (NADP(+)-dependent)-like yields the protein MTAYTGFYEVGSPKEGEYVFVSAASGAVGQLVGQFAKLKNCYVVGSAGSTEKVDLLKNKFGFDEAFNYKEEQDLDKALKRCLPDGIDIYFENVGGKMLDAVLLNMRLHGRISVCGMISQYNLEETEGVHNLFCLITKRVQMEGFAVFDHYPLYPNYLDMVLPLIREGKITYVEDIAEGLENTPKALIGLFSGHNIGKQVMLVARE